The DNA window TCGTCTCGGCGCCGATGACGGACCCGAGCTGGTTCCGAATGACCTCCTCGATGTCGTTGATCATCTCGGGGGAGGTGTTGCCGATCGTGGCCAGGCGGTACATGATCTCGCTCTGCAGCTCCTCCTCCAGCCCCGAGATAATCTCTGCGGCCTTGCGGGGGTTGAGGTGGGCAAGAATGAGCGCGGCGGTCTGGGGGTGTTCGCGCCGCAGGAAGCCGGTCAGCTGGTCCGTCTCGACCGTCTGCAGGAGGTGGAACGCCGACACCTCCATCGCCGCCTCCACCCGCATCATGACCTCTTCGGCCCGGCGGTTGCCCAGGGCCTCGTTGAGCACCTCGCGGGCGTATTCCACACCGCCCTTCGTTACGTAGTCCTGAGCGCGCGCCACGTCCCGGTACTCCAGGAGCACCTCCTCCACCAGCTCGCTGGGGGCGTTGCGCATGCGGGCCACCTCCACGGACACCTTTTCTACCTCCTTGTCGTTGAGGTGCTTGAGGACGTCGCTGGCCGTTTCCACGCCGAGGGCGATGAGGAGCGTGGCGGCCTTCTGGGCCCCGGTGAGGTCCTCCGGGTCGTCGGGGAGGGCGGTGCCCGGGGCCCCCTCCGGGCTCGGGCTCATGGCACCGCCCCCCTTTCCGCCCACCCCGGACGGGTCCGTGGGGGTCATTGGCTCGTCGGCAAACGGAGAAGCAGAAGATCCCATGGTTTGTAAGCGGCAAGCAAAAAGCGTGGTGCGACGGGAGGATGGGCGGGCGGGACGCTACATGGTCTGATCCTCCACGAGCCAGGACCGGATCAGATCGGCGGTCTGCTCGGGATTTTCTTCGACCTGGTCCTGAATCTCCTCAAACATCTCACTCCGGGCCTCCAGGCGCGCCTTGGCCTCGTCGGAGAGCTTGTTGGTGTACATGTCGTCTTTGACCAGGCTCTCTTCCTCCTCCTCGGTCTCCTGGAGGGCGGCGGGGCCGTCTCCCTCCTCGACCGCCCCGTCCGCCGTCCGCCCCTCGACCTGACGCGATTCGTCGGCCTGGAGCGGCGTGGGCTGCTCCTCCGGGGTCGCGGTGAGGGCCTGCACGAGCGAGCGGGCCACCCAGACGGCCGCCCCAATCGCCACGAGGATGAGCCCGTACCGCAGGTATAGCCGCATCGGGGTCTCACCGCCGCCGTCCCCGGCAACCGGCCCGGCCGGCCCGGCGTCGGTGTCGAGGCGGGTCTGCTGAATCGTGAACCGGTCCCCCCGCTCCTCGTCGAACCCAACGGCGTTCTTGACGAGCGACTCGATCTTGGCGATCTCCTCCTGGCTGCGCGGCTCGTACGTGGGCTCCCCGTCCGGCCCCGTCGTCCGTTCCTGATCGACGACCACCGACACCGTCAGCCGGCTCACATCCCCCACGCTCTTCTCCGACCGCTTCGTGGTGCGGCTCACCTCAAAGTTGCGGACGACCGAGTTCGAGTTGCCCGCCTCGTCCCCGCCGCCCTCCTCCCGCATCCGCTCCTCGCTAACGACGGTGGCGCTCTCGGGGTCGACGAGGTTCTTCTCCGTCACCGTGCGGTCGAAGTCGAGCTCCGTGGAGACCCGGACGACGGCATTGTCCGGCCCCACCACCTCCCGGAGCATCGACTGCCCCTGCTTCATGAGCTGCTCCTCCACCGACCGCTGCATGTCGATCTGCGTGGAGGTCATCTGCACGTTCTCGTCCGCGGCGTTGGGGTCGGACAGCATGTTTCCGTCCTGGTCGATCACCTTCACCTGGGAGGGGCTCAGCTTCTCCACCGCGCCCGCCACCAGCTGGGTGACCCCCTGCACCTGCGCCTGCGACAACGACCCGCCCGTGAGGCTGAGGACGACCGAGGCGCTCGCCTCCACCTGCTGGGCCTCAAACGGATCGTCCTCCGGCTCTACGAGGTGCACCCGGGCGCCCTCGACCTGCCCGATGCTTGAGACCGTCTGGGCCAGCTCCCCCTCCAGCGCGCGCTTGCTGTTGAGCTTCTGCATAAAGTCCGTCATCCCGAGCGTCCCCTGGTCGAACAGCTCGTACCCGGTCTGCCCGTCGTCGATGGTGCCGTCCGAGCTGAACTGGAGGCGCAGCTCGTGCATGGAGGCGCGCGGGACGTACACCGCCGAGCCCTGGTTGCGGAGCTCGTAGGGCGTCCCCTCCTCCTTCAGCCGGCTGACCACCCGGTTGGCCGCCTCGGGCTCCAGGTCGCCAAAGAGAAGCGCGTAGTCGGGCTGGCTCGACCAGTAGGCCGTGCCGACGAGGAGGGCAATCGTCCCGACCGCCAACAGCCCGAGCCCCACCTGCTGCCCGGTCGAGAGGCGCCCCAGAAATTGCTGAATGCGGGCGAGAAACGTCTCCATTCGTGGCAAAAAACAGCACTAGCACAAAGCGAATCCCCAGCCCCTCGACGTCGGGGCGGAGGCCCCGACTGCAGCGTGCGGGTCGTCTAGATCTGCGTCTGCATCAGCTTCTGGTAGGCCTGAAGGCCTTTGCTGCGCACCTCGTTCATGAGCTCGAACTGAAGCCGGGCCTGGTTCATCGAGATCATCACCTCGTGCAGGTCCTTCTCCTCCCCCGCCACGAAGGCGCTGACCTTCTCGTTGGCCGTGTCCTGCGCCTCGTCGACCCCTTCGACCGCGTTCTCGAGCGTGTCGCTGAAGCTGGGGCCGTCGGTCGCCTCGTCCAGGTTGGGGAGATCGTCGCCGCCCCCCTCATCCGTCTGCTGGATGGCGGCCTGGCGGAAATTTTGGAGCTGTGCAGCCTTCATGGCCGTTCGGGGGTCTGTCCGTCGAATGCGGGACGTCGTTCCAAGGGGACCTGTGCGTGCGGTGGGGGCCAGTGGGGCGTCACCCGGTCACGTCGAGGTTGCCGCCGACGGCGTTCGGATTGACCGTCTGCGCGCCTCGCCCGCGCCCGTAGAGCCGCATCGACAGCTCCGGGTCCTCCGGAAAGTTCTCCTCGATGGCTTGGCGCTCCTGCGTGGTGAGGGCGTCCTCGGAGGCCTCCTGTGTCGCCGCGGCGTCCGGGGCCTGCTGCGTCTCGGAAGATTTCTCGGCGCCCGAGGCAGATTTTTCGGGACCCGAAGCGGCGCCGGACGACTCCTGAGACGGATTGACGCCCTGGGTGTAGGCCGCGCGGCCGGCCGCGGAGGAACCAATTGTGTTCATGGGAAACGAGGCAACGCGTGCAAGAGGGCGACGAGAGGGCGGGCGGTCCGTTAAATTTCAAAGGTGCGCTGGGCCATGCTCTTGGTGGCCTCCACCGCCGAGAGGTTGGCCTCGTAGACGCGGTTGGCGGACGTCATCCGGGCCATTTCCTGGGCAACGTTCACGTCCGGGTAGTGG is part of the Salinibacter ruber DSM 13855 genome and encodes:
- the fliF gene encoding flagellar basal-body MS-ring/collar protein FliF, whose translation is METFLARIQQFLGRLSTGQQVGLGLLAVGTIALLVGTAYWSSQPDYALLFGDLEPEAANRVVSRLKEEGTPYELRNQGSAVYVPRASMHELRLQFSSDGTIDDGQTGYELFDQGTLGMTDFMQKLNSKRALEGELAQTVSSIGQVEGARVHLVEPEDDPFEAQQVEASASVVLSLTGGSLSQAQVQGVTQLVAGAVEKLSPSQVKVIDQDGNMLSDPNAADENVQMTSTQIDMQRSVEEQLMKQGQSMLREVVGPDNAVVRVSTELDFDRTVTEKNLVDPESATVVSEERMREEGGGDEAGNSNSVVRNFEVSRTTKRSEKSVGDVSRLTVSVVVDQERTTGPDGEPTYEPRSQEEIAKIESLVKNAVGFDEERGDRFTIQQTRLDTDAGPAGPVAGDGGGETPMRLYLRYGLILVAIGAAVWVARSLVQALTATPEEQPTPLQADESRQVEGRTADGAVEEGDGPAALQETEEEEESLVKDDMYTNKLSDEAKARLEARSEMFEEIQDQVEENPEQTADLIRSWLVEDQTM
- the fliE gene encoding flagellar hook-basal body complex protein FliE yields the protein MKAAQLQNFRQAAIQQTDEGGGDDLPNLDEATDGPSFSDTLENAVEGVDEAQDTANEKVSAFVAGEEKDLHEVMISMNQARLQFELMNEVRSKGLQAYQKLMQTQI
- the fliG gene encoding flagellar motor switch protein FliG yields the protein MGSSASPFADEPMTPTDPSGVGGKGGGAMSPSPEGAPGTALPDDPEDLTGAQKAATLLIALGVETASDVLKHLNDKEVEKVSVEVARMRNAPSELVEEVLLEYRDVARAQDYVTKGGVEYAREVLNEALGNRRAEEVMMRVEAAMEVSAFHLLQTVETDQLTGFLRREHPQTAALILAHLNPRKAAEIISGLEEELQSEIMYRLATIGNTSPEMINDIEEVIRNQLGSVIGAETSVMGGIEQAAEILNTTSRSSEKNILDNLRDRSEELASDIKNLMFVFDDLTKIRAEDLQKLLMEVDQEDLALGLKGASEELENKVMRNVSDRVAEALDEEIELLGRVRVSDVEEAQNRILEIAQELEEKDEIALSSASEEAVIE